One segment of candidate division KSB1 bacterium DNA contains the following:
- the infB gene encoding translation initiation factor IF-2 yields MTTKRRVHQVAKEFNISNEALIEFLTELDFAVQSPNAALTDEMYEQIVKKYRKEPAKKDADYEFRRQIRDKKLEEEKERAKARQELEERMRVATRLMEKRSAKETTAEKRAAQPAPEEAKPARRKAAAEPQPPAAPPVEVVATAPPVSETRPESKPVPSLQETIAALIPEEDLHPAAAPAHAEPPSAQVTVVEPVAPPPKKGTAVAEAVEEMTEASKKRKKRRRRKKKDKAAAPESEDVLLSEVEPPREKVRHPAIIQEEEERTARKSKRKKKRKISEAEIEESIRQTLAAMEGAGKPRVRRRRTRSEEGELAVEEQNKLQVPEFISVADLAKLMEVDPGEVIRKCMALGLIVSINQRLDADTIVTVADEFGYDVEIVQEYGAEVVEEQEEPDDPADLVSRPPVVTIMGHVDHGKTSLLDYIRASNIVARESGGITQHIGAYEVEFNGRLITFLDTPGHEAFTAMRARGAKVTDVVVLVVAADDGVQQQTLEAISHARAAGVPIVIAINKIDKPTANPDVIKNQLSQHGILVESWGGKYQSAEISAKTGVGVDHLLELVLLEADILDLKANPKRRARGVVIEAELDKGKGPVATVLVQNGTLKVGDPFIAGHYHGKVRAMYDEHGRRLQQAPPSKPVRVVGFAGIPSAGDTLVVMRSEAEAREISLKRQQLKRAQEYRKAQHLTLDQLSKKIKEGGVKELRAIVKADFDGSVEALSDALLKLSTNEVAVNVIHKGVGGISESDVLLAAASDAVIFGFHVRATQQAREIAERESVDIRIYKIIYDAVNDVKAALEGMLEPEISEEITSSIVVREIFRVPKVGTVAGCYVQSGKVHRSDSLKLYRNDKLIFEGKIASLKRFKDDVREVAAGFECGLKLEGYDDLHVGDVMESFQIVKTKRTLVAAA; encoded by the coding sequence GTGACAACCAAACGTAGAGTGCATCAGGTTGCGAAGGAGTTCAACATCTCGAATGAAGCCCTCATTGAGTTCCTGACCGAGCTCGATTTTGCGGTGCAGAGCCCCAATGCCGCGCTGACGGATGAGATGTATGAACAGATTGTCAAAAAATATCGCAAGGAACCGGCAAAGAAAGATGCAGACTACGAATTCCGCCGGCAGATCCGCGACAAAAAGCTCGAGGAAGAGAAGGAACGTGCCAAGGCCCGCCAGGAGCTGGAAGAACGCATGCGGGTCGCCACCCGCTTGATGGAGAAGCGTTCCGCCAAGGAGACGACAGCCGAGAAACGGGCAGCGCAACCGGCGCCGGAGGAGGCCAAACCGGCACGACGCAAGGCCGCAGCCGAACCGCAGCCGCCAGCAGCCCCGCCGGTCGAAGTGGTTGCCACGGCACCGCCGGTGAGTGAGACGCGTCCGGAGTCCAAGCCCGTTCCCAGTCTGCAAGAGACCATTGCAGCCCTGATTCCCGAGGAGGATTTGCATCCTGCCGCGGCCCCGGCACACGCCGAACCGCCCTCCGCGCAAGTGACCGTGGTGGAACCGGTCGCGCCGCCGCCGAAAAAAGGCACAGCAGTGGCGGAGGCGGTTGAAGAAATGACAGAAGCGAGCAAGAAGCGCAAGAAGCGCCGCCGCCGCAAGAAAAAAGACAAGGCGGCTGCTCCCGAAAGCGAAGATGTGTTGCTCAGCGAGGTCGAGCCGCCACGCGAGAAGGTGAGACATCCGGCGATCATCCAGGAGGAAGAGGAACGCACGGCACGCAAGAGCAAGCGCAAAAAGAAACGCAAGATCAGCGAAGCTGAAATCGAGGAATCCATCCGCCAAACACTCGCCGCGATGGAAGGGGCGGGCAAACCCCGGGTACGCCGCCGCCGCACGCGCAGCGAAGAGGGCGAACTGGCTGTCGAAGAACAAAACAAGCTGCAGGTACCGGAGTTTATATCGGTGGCGGACCTGGCCAAGCTCATGGAGGTGGATCCCGGCGAAGTCATCCGCAAGTGCATGGCGCTGGGTCTCATCGTGTCGATCAACCAGCGTCTGGATGCCGATACTATCGTCACGGTGGCCGACGAATTTGGCTATGATGTGGAAATCGTACAGGAATATGGCGCCGAAGTCGTGGAAGAGCAGGAGGAGCCGGATGATCCCGCCGACCTGGTGAGCCGGCCGCCGGTGGTGACGATCATGGGGCATGTCGATCACGGCAAAACCTCGCTGCTCGACTACATTCGTGCCAGCAACATCGTCGCGCGCGAATCCGGCGGCATTACGCAACACATCGGCGCGTATGAGGTGGAATTCAACGGTCGCTTGATCACCTTCCTCGACACCCCCGGCCATGAAGCCTTTACCGCCATGCGCGCGCGCGGCGCCAAAGTGACGGATGTGGTGGTCCTGGTGGTGGCCGCCGATGACGGGGTGCAACAACAAACCCTGGAAGCCATCAGCCACGCACGTGCCGCCGGTGTGCCGATCGTCATTGCCATCAACAAAATCGACAAACCCACGGCCAACCCGGATGTCATCAAAAACCAGTTGTCGCAGCACGGCATTTTGGTGGAAAGCTGGGGCGGCAAATACCAATCCGCCGAGATTTCCGCCAAAACCGGTGTGGGCGTCGATCATCTGCTGGAGTTGGTGCTGCTGGAGGCCGACATTCTCGACCTCAAAGCCAACCCCAAGCGCCGGGCACGCGGAGTGGTCATCGAAGCCGAGTTGGACAAGGGCAAAGGTCCGGTGGCGACGGTGCTGGTGCAGAACGGCACGCTCAAAGTCGGTGATCCCTTCATTGCCGGTCACTACCACGGCAAGGTGCGGGCCATGTATGACGAGCACGGGCGGCGCCTGCAACAGGCTCCGCCTTCCAAGCCGGTGCGGGTGGTCGGCTTCGCCGGCATTCCCAGTGCCGGTGACACACTGGTGGTGATGCGTTCCGAGGCCGAGGCCAGGGAAATCAGCTTGAAGCGGCAGCAGCTCAAACGCGCGCAGGAGTATCGCAAGGCGCAACACCTGACGCTGGATCAGCTCTCCAAGAAGATCAAGGAGGGCGGGGTGAAGGAGCTGCGTGCCATCGTGAAAGCCGATTTTGACGGCTCGGTGGAGGCGCTCAGCGACGCCCTGCTCAAGCTCTCGACCAATGAAGTGGCGGTCAACGTGATCCACAAGGGGGTCGGCGGGATTTCGGAATCGGACGTGCTGCTGGCTGCGGCTTCCGATGCCGTGATTTTTGGTTTTCACGTGCGTGCCACGCAGCAGGCGCGAGAGATCGCCGAGCGCGAGAGCGTCGATATTCGCATCTACAAAATCATCTACGACGCCGTCAACGATGTCAAGGCGGCACTGGAAGGCATGCTGGAACCGGAAATTTCCGAGGAGATCACCAGCTCGATCGTGGTGCGCGAGATCTTCCGGGTGCCCAAGGTGGGCACGGTGGCCGGCTGCTATGTGCAAAGCGGAAAGGTGCATCGCAGCGACAGCCTGAAGCTCTATCGCAATGACAAACTGATTTTCGAGGGCAAAATCGCTTCGCTCAAACGCTTCAAGGACGATGTGCGCGAGGTTGCCGCCGGTTTCGAATGCGGCCTCAAGCTGGAGGGCTATGATGACCTCCACGTTGGCGATGTGATGGAGAGCTTCCAAATCGTCAAAACCAAGCGCACGCTGGTGGCGGCGGCCTGA
- the nusA gene encoding transcription termination factor NusA, translating into MKSEIAEAFAQLIKEKNIDKDQLTEIVHSTVMGMIKKKYGITDNFDVYVNLDKGEIEIHQTKIIVEKVTDEVREIDLETARQTEPDFDVGDEYLVIIDPMTFGRRLITSAKQNLNQRIRDEEKKAISEEFETRIGEIVTGDIRQISRGDVFLNVERTEVILPRKEQIENERYRRGDNIRALVKEVRRTNRGPEIIVSRSDPKFLVRLFELEVPEIYDGIIEIKAVARQPGERSKIAVASNDKRIDAVGACVGMKGIRIQAVSKELNNEKVDVIPWSYDKEVFITRALSPAKPVRVLIDEPNNRAVAVLPDDQVSLGIGRGGQNRRLTSKLTGVEIEIMKESEYRQMVEAQRGKETPLEYVTGLSQAMLTKLKDAGLHTVNDVLKAGEQGLTEIKGIGEKTAEKIWALVHSTDSTAAPAAVAPVTPPEPESAEQGPGANTVAAGAEGEEEEVDRGELARAEAATEENTPQSLPVAENA; encoded by the coding sequence ATGAAAAGCGAAATCGCGGAAGCCTTTGCGCAACTCATCAAAGAAAAGAACATCGACAAAGATCAGTTGACGGAAATTGTTCATTCCACCGTCATGGGAATGATCAAGAAAAAGTATGGCATCACCGACAATTTCGATGTTTACGTCAACCTGGACAAAGGCGAGATCGAAATCCACCAGACCAAGATCATTGTCGAGAAGGTGACGGATGAGGTGCGCGAGATTGACCTGGAGACCGCCCGCCAAACCGAGCCGGATTTCGATGTGGGCGATGAATATTTGGTGATTATCGACCCGATGACCTTCGGCCGCCGGTTGATCACCTCCGCCAAGCAGAATCTCAATCAGCGCATCCGCGACGAGGAAAAGAAAGCCATCTCGGAAGAATTTGAGACGCGCATCGGCGAGATCGTCACGGGCGACATCCGGCAGATCAGCCGCGGCGATGTTTTCCTCAATGTTGAGCGCACCGAAGTGATCCTGCCGCGCAAAGAGCAAATCGAAAACGAACGCTATCGCCGGGGCGACAACATCCGCGCGCTGGTGAAGGAGGTGCGGCGCACCAATCGCGGCCCGGAAATCATCGTTTCGCGCAGCGATCCCAAGTTTTTGGTGCGGCTGTTCGAATTGGAAGTGCCGGAAATTTACGATGGCATCATCGAAATCAAGGCAGTGGCCCGCCAGCCCGGTGAACGTTCGAAAATCGCCGTGGCTTCCAACGACAAGCGCATCGACGCAGTCGGTGCCTGCGTCGGGATGAAGGGCATCCGCATCCAGGCGGTCAGCAAGGAGCTCAACAACGAAAAAGTCGACGTCATTCCGTGGAGTTATGACAAGGAAGTTTTCATCACCCGCGCGCTCAGCCCCGCCAAGCCCGTGCGGGTGTTGATCGATGAACCGAACAACCGGGCGGTGGCGGTGTTGCCGGATGACCAGGTTTCGCTGGGAATTGGCCGCGGCGGGCAGAACCGCCGCCTCACCAGCAAGCTGACCGGCGTCGAAATCGAAATCATGAAGGAATCGGAATACCGCCAGATGGTCGAAGCACAGCGGGGCAAGGAAACGCCGCTGGAGTATGTGACGGGCCTGAGCCAGGCGATGCTGACCAAGCTCAAAGACGCCGGTCTCCATACCGTCAATGACGTGTTGAAAGCCGGCGAGCAGGGCTTGACTGAAATCAAGGGCATCGGCGAAAAGACGGCGGAGAAGATCTGGGCGCTGGTGCACAGCACAGACAGCACAGCGGCCCCTGCCGCAGTGGCACCTGTCACGCCGCCGGAACCCGAATCCGCGGAGCAGGGCCCCGGCGCAAACACGGTGGCGGCCGGGGCGGAAGGGGAAGAAGAGGAAGTGGACCGCGGGGAACTGGCCCGTGCGGAAGCTGCCACCGAAGAGAACACGCCGCAATCTCTCCCGGTTGCAGAAAATGCCTGA
- a CDS encoding ribosome maturation factor RimP: MDSLRERLLPLITPIVVERFGLDFIDLELKGGRSNKVVRIIVDADGGVKLDTCAALSQAISDELDAGDLVPGRYRLEVSSPGVDRPLRTLRDFQRNLGRTVRLHRRGLEAPRELEGVIETVTAESLVLTTASGRRAMPWPEIEYGKLKIQW, encoded by the coding sequence ATGGATTCCTTACGAGAACGGTTGCTGCCCCTCATCACGCCGATTGTGGTGGAGCGCTTTGGTCTCGATTTCATCGACCTGGAGCTTAAAGGCGGCCGCAGTAACAAAGTGGTTCGCATCATTGTCGATGCGGACGGCGGCGTCAAACTGGACACGTGCGCCGCACTGAGCCAGGCCATCAGCGATGAACTCGACGCGGGCGACCTTGTCCCCGGTCGCTATCGCCTGGAAGTTTCCTCCCCGGGCGTTGACCGGCCCTTGCGCACACTGCGGGACTTCCAGAGGAATCTCGGCCGGACTGTGCGCCTGCACCGCCGCGGACTGGAGGCGCCCCGCGAGTTGGAGGGGGTGATCGAAACCGTCACGGCGGAGAGTCTGGTGCTCACCACCGCCTCCGGTCGGCGGGCCATGCCCTGGCCCGAGATCGAGTACGGCAAATTAAAAATTCAGTGGTAG
- a CDS encoding tetratricopeptide repeat protein, which yields MLKPQKRLTKRELKQDKLVTVWFQASDYVSQHSRELLLGAVAVAVVIAGVIWYNHYQKSQENLASVLLAHGKTSYEKQQTQAAIDTLLKLVNNYDGTPSAAVGTVYLANAFLQKKAYADAEKYFRQYLDDYGDDAILRIIAAAGIAATYDERGDFAKAGELYEKAARDHRDSYRAPELYMKAARCYYLGQKSTEAARVLALLLKEYPEAKQVEEARLLQAELRS from the coding sequence ATGCTGAAACCGCAAAAACGCCTGACCAAGCGTGAACTCAAACAAGACAAGCTGGTGACTGTCTGGTTTCAGGCGAGTGACTATGTCAGCCAGCATAGCCGGGAATTGCTGTTGGGGGCGGTCGCGGTGGCGGTTGTGATCGCGGGTGTGATTTGGTACAACCACTATCAAAAATCCCAGGAAAATCTTGCTTCCGTGCTGCTGGCGCATGGCAAAACCTCCTACGAAAAACAACAAACCCAGGCTGCCATCGACACGCTCTTGAAGCTGGTGAACAACTACGACGGCACGCCCAGTGCTGCGGTCGGTACCGTCTACTTGGCGAACGCCTTTCTCCAGAAGAAGGCCTATGCCGATGCGGAGAAGTACTTTCGTCAATACCTGGATGATTACGGCGATGACGCGATCCTGCGCATCATTGCGGCCGCCGGCATCGCCGCAACCTACGATGAGCGCGGCGATTTTGCCAAAGCGGGCGAGCTTTATGAGAAGGCTGCCAGAGATCACCGCGACAGTTACCGTGCGCCGGAATTGTACATGAAGGCGGCGCGCTGTTATTACCTGGGACAAAAATCCACCGAGGCGGCGCGGGTGCTGGCCCTGTTGCTGAAGGAGTATCCGGAAGCCAAACAGGTCGAGGAGGCCAGGTTGCTGCAGGCGGAGTTACGCTCCTGA
- a CDS encoding adenine phosphoribosyltransferase, with protein sequence MSDLARYIRTVPDFPKPGIGFKDITTLLKEAQPFQMAITELAGCFAGQPVHKVVGIESRGFIFGAPLAWHLGAGFVPARKPGKLPAATVRAEYQLEYGTDALEMHLDAINKGENVLIIDDLLATGGTAAAAARLVEQLGGKVIGLGFLIELDFLNGRRQLAGYPVHALIHVAGE encoded by the coding sequence ATGAGTGATTTGGCGCGCTATATCCGCACGGTGCCGGACTTTCCCAAGCCGGGCATTGGATTCAAAGACATCACCACTTTGTTGAAAGAGGCACAGCCCTTCCAGATGGCGATCACAGAATTGGCCGGCTGCTTCGCTGGCCAGCCGGTGCACAAAGTGGTCGGCATTGAGTCGCGCGGGTTCATTTTCGGCGCGCCGCTGGCCTGGCATCTCGGGGCCGGCTTCGTGCCGGCGCGCAAGCCCGGGAAATTGCCGGCTGCGACCGTGCGTGCAGAATACCAGCTCGAATACGGGACCGACGCCCTCGAAATGCACCTCGACGCCATCAACAAAGGCGAGAATGTCCTCATTATTGATGATTTGCTCGCTACCGGCGGCACCGCGGCGGCAGCCGCCCGTCTGGTGGAGCAACTTGGCGGTAAAGTCATCGGCCTGGGCTTCCTCATCGAACTGGATTTTCTCAACGGCCGGCGCCAGCTCGCGGGCTATCCCGTGCACGCGCTGATTCACGTCGCAGGGGAATAG
- a CDS encoding acylphosphatase, producing MKKCVHLYVQGLVQGVGFRYFVNKSARQHYLGGWVKNLPDGRVEIMAEGDELELQEFISAMRKGSRYSTVQNVEVEWLPATNKFNHFQIVD from the coding sequence ATGAAGAAATGCGTCCATTTATATGTCCAGGGCCTGGTGCAAGGCGTGGGCTTTCGTTACTTCGTGAACAAGTCGGCGCGCCAACACTACCTTGGCGGCTGGGTCAAGAACCTGCCCGACGGCCGGGTGGAGATCATGGCCGAGGGTGATGAGCTGGAGTTGCAGGAATTCATCAGCGCCATGCGCAAGGGTTCCCGCTACTCCACGGTGCAGAACGTCGAGGTCGAGTGGCTGCCCGCAACCAACAAGTTCAACCATTTTCAGATCGTTGATTGA
- a CDS encoding TIGR00725 family protein, whose product MPISNINKLIGVIGGSWCSAEIAGLARQVGEGIARGGAALICGGRGGVMAAACEGAKAAGGLTIGILPGESKAEANAFVDLKIVTGLLEARNVIIARSADALIAINGGHGTLSEIAFGLKFGKTVIGLHLEFVVPGVRTAATPAEAVQLAFQAIG is encoded by the coding sequence GTGCCAATTTCGAACATCAACAAACTGATTGGCGTCATCGGCGGCAGCTGGTGCAGCGCGGAAATCGCCGGGCTGGCGCGCCAGGTGGGGGAGGGCATCGCGCGTGGCGGTGCGGCCCTGATCTGTGGCGGCCGCGGCGGGGTGATGGCAGCGGCGTGTGAAGGCGCCAAAGCCGCCGGCGGCCTGACCATCGGCATCCTGCCGGGAGAGTCGAAAGCGGAGGCAAATGCCTTCGTCGATCTCAAGATCGTGACCGGTCTGCTGGAGGCGCGCAACGTCATCATCGCGCGCAGCGCAGATGCGCTCATTGCCATCAATGGCGGCCATGGCACACTTTCCGAAATCGCTTTTGGTTTGAAATTCGGCAAGACGGTGATCGGCTTGCATCTTGAATTTGTTGTTCCGGGTGTGAGAACCGCTGCCACCCCGGCGGAAGCAGTGCAGTTGGCGTTTCAAGCGATAGGATGA
- the asnS gene encoding asparagine--tRNA ligase, translated as MIPALVNREKIYIENIAAYAGKEVKLYGWLYNARHKGKLWFLLLRDGTGIIQCVVSLQDVGEEIFRRCEQLTQESSFVATGTVRADQRAPGGYELLVKNIEIVHLAQDYPITPKEHGDTFLMDHRHLWLRSSRQHAILRVRHAIIKAIRDFFDTQGFVLLDAPIFTPAACEGTSTLFETDYFGEKAYLTQSGQLYMEPGCAAFGKVYCFGPTFRAEKSKTRRHLTEFWMVEPEVAYMDLEGDMELAEHLVEFIVQRVLETRREELKVLERNLGKLENIRRPFPRLSYDEAARLLTTPEAVAYARSREAPPFQPGNDLGGADESFLTEQFDKPLLVHRYPAAVKAFYMKNDPENPDKALAVDVLAPEGYGEIIGGGQREDDLATLEAKIKAHNLPLEAFRWYLDVRRYGSVPHAGFGLGVERTVAWICGLHHVRETIPFARLMHRLYP; from the coding sequence ATGATTCCCGCTCTTGTCAACCGGGAAAAAATCTACATCGAAAACATTGCGGCATACGCCGGCAAGGAAGTCAAACTTTACGGCTGGCTCTACAATGCCCGTCACAAAGGCAAGCTGTGGTTTCTGTTGCTGCGTGACGGCACCGGCATCATCCAGTGCGTGGTATCCCTGCAAGACGTCGGCGAAGAAATCTTCCGCCGCTGCGAGCAGCTCACCCAGGAAAGCTCGTTTGTCGCCACCGGCACGGTGCGCGCAGATCAGCGTGCGCCCGGCGGCTACGAACTGCTGGTAAAGAATATCGAGATTGTGCACCTCGCGCAGGATTATCCCATCACGCCCAAGGAACATGGCGACACGTTTCTGATGGATCACCGCCATCTCTGGCTGCGCTCCTCGCGCCAGCATGCGATTTTGCGCGTGCGCCACGCCATCATCAAGGCGATTCGCGACTTTTTCGACACCCAGGGTTTCGTGCTGCTCGACGCCCCCATCTTCACGCCGGCGGCCTGCGAGGGCACAAGCACGCTGTTTGAAACCGATTATTTCGGCGAGAAAGCCTATCTCACGCAAAGCGGCCAGCTTTACATGGAGCCGGGATGCGCCGCGTTCGGCAAAGTCTATTGCTTCGGCCCGACCTTCCGTGCCGAGAAATCCAAAACGCGCCGCCACCTTACCGAGTTTTGGATGGTTGAGCCGGAGGTGGCCTACATGGATCTTGAGGGCGACATGGAGCTGGCCGAACATTTGGTCGAATTCATCGTGCAGCGTGTGCTGGAGACCCGGCGGGAAGAGCTCAAAGTGCTGGAGCGCAATCTTGGCAAGCTCGAGAACATCCGGCGGCCGTTTCCGCGTTTGAGTTATGACGAGGCCGCCAGGCTGCTCACCACACCGGAGGCAGTGGCTTATGCCCGCTCCCGGGAGGCGCCGCCGTTTCAACCGGGCAATGATCTTGGCGGCGCGGATGAATCCTTTCTCACCGAGCAATTTGACAAGCCGCTGCTGGTGCACCGTTATCCCGCCGCGGTGAAAGCGTTTTACATGAAAAACGATCCGGAAAACCCCGACAAGGCACTGGCCGTGGACGTGCTGGCGCCCGAGGGCTATGGTGAAATCATCGGCGGGGGCCAGCGCGAGGACGATCTCGCCACGCTCGAAGCCAAAATCAAAGCGCATAATCTTCCGCTGGAGGCGTTTCGCTGGTACCTGGACGTGCGGCGCTATGGTTCGGTGCCGCATGCCGGATTCGGTTTGGGTGTCGAGCGCACAGTGGCGTGGATTTGCGGGCTGCATCATGTGCGGGAGACCATTCCCTTTGCACGTTTGATGCACCGGCTCTATCCCTGA
- a CDS encoding NAD(P)H-dependent glycerol-3-phosphate dehydrogenase, translating to MAKVGVIGAGSWGTALAKRLCDNGHVVRLWCRRPALAQQINAQHSNPAYLPGLPLPESLRATADLADAVAGAHVVLIATPSHTLREVVPRLPVLPADTILISAVKGLEPQTDLRMSQVIAASLPRQHAIVALSGPSLAEEVARDLPTAVVAAAENLEVARTVQALLMGPCFRVYTHHDIIGVELGGALKNIIALAAGIGDGAGFGDNTKAALITRGLVEMTRVGACFGAEPITFAGLSGMGDLVVTCMSKKSRNRAVGEAVGRGQPLQAVLANMNMVAEGVRTTQAMHAFALKQNLDLPITREVYQVLFKAKNARQAVNDLMTREAKMERFA from the coding sequence TTGGCAAAAGTTGGTGTCATCGGCGCAGGCAGTTGGGGCACGGCACTGGCCAAGCGCTTGTGTGACAACGGTCACGTGGTGCGGCTGTGGTGCCGGCGACCGGCCCTGGCGCAACAAATCAATGCGCAGCACAGCAATCCCGCTTATTTGCCCGGCTTGCCGCTGCCAGAAAGCCTGCGGGCCACGGCTGATCTGGCGGATGCGGTTGCCGGCGCTCATGTGGTGCTGATTGCCACGCCTTCGCACACGCTGCGCGAGGTGGTGCCCCGCTTGCCGGTGCTGCCAGCAGATACCATTCTCATCAGCGCGGTCAAGGGTCTCGAGCCACAAACGGATTTGCGCATGAGCCAGGTGATCGCCGCCAGCCTGCCGCGGCAGCATGCTATTGTGGCGCTCTCCGGGCCGAGCCTGGCCGAGGAAGTGGCACGTGATCTTCCCACGGCCGTGGTGGCTGCCGCTGAGAACCTCGAGGTGGCGCGCACAGTTCAGGCGCTGTTGATGGGACCTTGTTTCCGTGTTTACACGCATCATGACATCATCGGAGTGGAACTCGGGGGTGCGCTGAAGAACATCATTGCCCTGGCAGCGGGCATCGGCGACGGCGCCGGTTTTGGGGACAACACCAAAGCGGCGCTCATCACCCGCGGCCTGGTGGAAATGACGCGGGTGGGCGCCTGTTTCGGTGCGGAACCGATCACCTTTGCGGGCTTGTCCGGCATGGGCGATCTGGTGGTCACCTGCATGAGCAAAAAAAGCCGCAACCGTGCGGTGGGCGAGGCCGTGGGCCGCGGCCAGCCGTTGCAGGCGGTGCTGGCAAACATGAACATGGTGGCGGAGGGCGTGCGCACCACGCAAGCGATGCACGCCTTCGCCCTGAAACAAAATCTCGACCTGCCCATCACGCGGGAAGTGTACCAGGTCTTGTTCAAGGCAAAAAATGCCCGGCAAGCCGTGAATGATTTGATGACGCGCGAAGCGAAAATGGAGAGATTCGCATGA
- the purM gene encoding phosphoribosylformylglycinamidine cyclo-ligase, translating to MDYKSAGVDLSASDAAKQKIAELAHHTHTPNVLHGPGLFGGFYQFPRQDYHLPVLVASTDGVGTKVKLACQQQSYRGLGWDIVNHCVNDLMVGGADPLFFLDYLAFGKLAPTVVTEVVGGMAAACQEAGCALLGGETAEMPDLYQAGEFDLAGTIVGVVEKAGIITGENINAGDVLIGVASSGLHTNGYTLARKIIASNPALAGDVYRAELGDTVAAVLLQPHRSYRKIIAGLRRHEGVHGFAHVTGGGIVGNTKRLLRPRLGLAVDWQAWDWPPIFKLLQQYGDVPAEEMRRVFNLGIGLVIIVRPESVAFVQNYLQTAGEPNWIIGEVTLAP from the coding sequence ATGGATTATAAATCGGCCGGTGTTGATCTCTCAGCGAGCGACGCGGCGAAACAGAAGATTGCCGAGCTGGCGCACCACACGCACACGCCCAACGTGTTACACGGCCCCGGCCTGTTCGGCGGGTTTTATCAATTTCCGCGGCAGGATTACCATCTGCCGGTGCTGGTGGCCAGCACTGACGGCGTCGGGACCAAAGTCAAGCTCGCCTGCCAGCAGCAGAGCTATCGCGGCCTGGGCTGGGACATTGTGAATCACTGCGTCAATGATCTCATGGTGGGCGGGGCGGATCCCTTGTTCTTTCTCGATTATCTCGCTTTTGGCAAACTGGCTCCCACCGTAGTGACGGAGGTGGTCGGTGGCATGGCGGCGGCCTGCCAGGAAGCGGGGTGTGCTTTGCTGGGCGGCGAAACCGCGGAGATGCCCGACCTCTATCAGGCCGGTGAATTTGACCTCGCCGGCACGATCGTCGGCGTGGTCGAGAAAGCCGGCATCATCACGGGTGAAAACATCAATGCGGGCGATGTTTTGATCGGTGTGGCCTCCAGCGGCCTGCACACCAATGGTTACACGCTGGCCCGCAAAATCATCGCCTCAAATCCTGCGCTGGCAGGGGACGTATATCGCGCCGAATTGGGTGACACGGTGGCCGCGGTGCTGCTGCAGCCGCACCGCAGTTATCGCAAGATCATCGCTGGCTTGCGCCGGCACGAGGGCGTGCACGGCTTTGCGCACGTCACGGGTGGCGGTATTGTGGGCAATACCAAAAGGCTGCTGCGACCACGGCTCGGCCTGGCAGTCGACTGGCAGGCATGGGACTGGCCGCCGATTTTCAAATTGCTGCAGCAATACGGAGACGTGCCCGCGGAGGAGATGCGACGAGTTTTCAATCTGGGGATCGGGTTGGTGATTATCGTCCGGCCGGAGTCCGTCGCATTCGTGCAAAACTACTTGCAAACCGCTGGCGAGCCCAACTGGATCATTGGTGAAGTCACGCTGGCACCTTGA
- a CDS encoding DUF4416 family protein gives MGLVKPPAPAALFLAVLYAPAYSDQEIVQLTQERCGSLLLQSPAFAFTFSDYYRAEMGPDLRKVFLLFDCLIDPADLPEWKHRAISWEQQHCVAGKRRINFDPGYLDPAKLVLATTKNFAHRIYLGRGIYADVELYVRDGAFQTNPWTYPDYKHPQHLEFFGAARRKYFERLKAADGL, from the coding sequence ATGGGACTCGTCAAACCGCCCGCGCCCGCGGCATTATTTCTCGCCGTGCTCTATGCACCAGCATACAGCGATCAGGAGATTGTGCAGTTGACGCAGGAACGCTGCGGCAGTCTGCTGCTGCAAAGTCCGGCGTTCGCCTTCACTTTCAGCGATTATTATCGCGCGGAGATGGGGCCGGACTTGCGCAAGGTGTTCCTGCTTTTCGATTGTTTGATCGACCCGGCCGATTTACCGGAATGGAAACACCGGGCGATAAGCTGGGAGCAACAGCACTGTGTGGCGGGCAAGCGCCGGATCAATTTCGATCCCGGCTATCTCGACCCCGCCAAGCTGGTGCTCGCCACCACCAAAAATTTTGCGCATCGCATTTACCTGGGCCGCGGCATTTATGCCGATGTCGAGCTTTATGTCAGGGACGGTGCGTTCCAGACCAATCCCTGGACCTATCCTGACTACAAACATCCCCAACATTTGGAGTTTTTCGGCGCGGCGCGCCGCAAATACTTCGAGAGACTGAAAGCAGCAGATGGATTATAA